One stretch of Candidatus Brocadiaceae bacterium DNA includes these proteins:
- a CDS encoding thiamine pyrophosphate-binding protein: protein MEDISGNELIARSLVANGISYVFTTSSDRLGPLMTYLETKTTVKVIIARSEGAATLMADGYIRRSGKSAVIVTDDNGRSLEQIYGVANAWADKTPLLSLSICNDDEVDYNKGFNRYRYDQNGVYQEITIWRKRVNSIESIPDSIKKGIVESTRQKRGPVHIDIPFGLLEKTASFDVAVFSTPASIKKNEMRPARLAGDERCIEKAASSIKNAKKPFIFCGGGVKVSEAYDEVIRFIEEFKIPAATTMGGFGSIPLDHEYCLGGPAYTSGEAFHVAIHDADVVIALGVSFCGLDGFGLPPLWSEKIKFIHVDIDPLQIGLNVSPEISILGDVKTVLDQLTEQLRSDGFTSKPAWRSWVKYLSLLKEGRYKRLNKFTNKKWPMIQQGKVIEELGKVIKRDDLVLVMDGGNTPVFFAMHAPSLGPRQSFYPFGMAAIGCGIPYAIGVQLASPGKRVMLITGDGSFLYHVQELETICRLNLPIMIIISNDSAWNMIRAMQYFMFGGNFVGTTLPDIDYAKIGRGFGLHATRVGKASDILPAYEKGVNTGRAALIDIITDKNNFPDCLASFSLIEFDGLLKLLNPIKLLKSSLLIINLGWSKLFFNLTYIRKALLRINIRAKWRS, encoded by the coding sequence GTGGAAGATATTTCAGGTAACGAACTCATCGCCAGAAGCCTTGTTGCCAATGGAATCAGTTATGTTTTTACTACATCTTCAGACAGACTAGGTCCCCTTATGACATATTTAGAAACGAAAACAACGGTAAAGGTAATTATTGCGAGAAGTGAAGGGGCGGCGACCTTGATGGCGGATGGTTACATAAGGCGTTCAGGAAAAAGCGCTGTTATAGTGACTGATGACAATGGCAGATCATTGGAGCAGATTTACGGGGTTGCAAATGCCTGGGCTGACAAGACCCCTTTGCTTTCTTTGTCAATCTGCAATGATGATGAAGTGGATTACAATAAAGGGTTCAACAGGTACAGGTATGACCAGAATGGAGTGTATCAGGAGATAACTATTTGGAGAAAACGGGTCAATTCCATTGAGAGTATTCCAGACAGTATCAAGAAGGGGATAGTTGAGAGTACCAGGCAGAAAAGAGGTCCTGTGCATATTGATATCCCTTTCGGATTATTAGAGAAAACCGCCTCTTTTGACGTTGCCGTATTTTCAACTCCTGCTTCTATCAAGAAAAATGAAATGAGACCTGCCAGACTGGCCGGAGATGAGCGCTGCATTGAAAAAGCAGCGTCAAGTATCAAGAATGCAAAAAAACCCTTCATTTTTTGCGGGGGAGGGGTGAAGGTTTCTGAGGCTTATGACGAGGTTATCCGTTTTATCGAAGAGTTTAAGATTCCTGCTGCTACAACAATGGGTGGCTTTGGTTCGATACCGTTAGATCACGAGTATTGCCTTGGTGGGCCCGCTTATACTTCGGGTGAAGCCTTTCACGTGGCAATACATGACGCTGACGTTGTCATCGCTCTGGGGGTAAGCTTTTGCGGCCTGGATGGATTCGGTCTTCCGCCTTTGTGGTCTGAGAAGATTAAATTTATTCATGTGGATATAGACCCTCTTCAGATTGGATTGAATGTGTCTCCGGAGATCTCAATACTCGGGGACGTTAAAACTGTTCTGGATCAGTTAACAGAACAATTGCGCTCTGATGGGTTTACCAGTAAGCCAGCATGGAGATCATGGGTTAAATATCTTTCTCTTCTTAAAGAAGGCCGTTATAAGAGATTGAACAAATTTACCAATAAAAAATGGCCGATGATACAACAGGGGAAAGTCATAGAAGAGCTGGGGAAAGTAATAAAGAGGGATGATCTGGTCCTGGTAATGGATGGAGGGAATACACCGGTTTTTTTTGCTATGCACGCGCCTTCTCTGGGACCCCGGCAGTCTTTTTATCCGTTTGGCATGGCCGCAATCGGTTGCGGAATACCTTACGCCATTGGGGTCCAATTGGCATCGCCGGGAAAACGGGTCATGCTTATAACGGGAGATGGATCATTTTTGTATCATGTACAGGAACTCGAAACCATTTGCAGACTAAACTTACCCATTATGATAATAATCTCTAATGATTCGGCATGGAACATGATCAGGGCAATGCAGTATTTCATGTTTGGGGGAAATTTTGTCGGGACTACGCTTCCTGACATTGACTACGCGAAAATAGGCCGTGGGTTTGGTTTGCATGCAACAAGGGTGGGCAAAGCCTCGGATATACTCCCCGCATACGAAAAAGGGGTGAATACCGGCAGAGCGGCGCTTATTGATATTATAACCGACAAAAACAATTTTCCGGACTGTTTAGCGAGCTTTTCTCTTATTGAGTTTGACGGATTATTAAAGCTTTTAAATCCGATTAAGCTTTTAAAGAGTTCATTGTTAATCATAAATTTAGGATGGAGTAAGCTGTTCTTTAATCTTACCTACATCAGGAAAGCTTTGTTGAGGATAAACATAAGGGCCAAATGGAGGTCTTAA
- a CDS encoding thiamine pyrophosphate-dependent enzyme — MKIITGGELLLDVLVRCGIRHIFSISGEHIGTVYDAFKKFPEINFTIPRCETSAAIMASGYTAATGCSCVTMSTVGAGVIYEVSGLSKAWFTYLPVLSIAPQLQSWKIKPHQENLQGCNQDEIFFPITKWNTIVYTWERIPQMIYRAFREAWQGIPGPVHIDIPVDVLFRYKMLTKKKKQKILPPAERTMYRGAIRGDSFYLKEACKMIRKSERPLIIVGQGFGRPGRYQDMTESVNRLGIPVITTVYSSGVFCGSDICYAGDASLFMNSNAGMKLLSKADLFIVAGIDPDSERMLSAMQNSSYLKGIVQIEIDPSAFADSIPCLCPVHADPQSSFSYFEREMKTDKNVFSVWKDDFSKNCDLLAVELSKECKDSGKIFDSIKNISSDNDIFIVDGKELSLAASCFLRKAVYKNLFIMDDRDISGAGLPFAIGAAIGNPDNNIVLICDTDSLFHHIGELQPASLMKLKFTIICVDNVSSNSNVADTTSVLEGMGCYVKEIDPLSIKKEGLSKVKAEAINAWVIKDVTDRINEQRSI; from the coding sequence ATGAAAATAATCACTGGGGGGGAATTGCTTTTAGACGTACTTGTTCGTTGTGGAATCAGGCATATTTTTTCAATATCTGGTGAACACATTGGCACCGTTTATGATGCGTTTAAAAAATTCCCGGAAATTAATTTCACTATCCCTCGTTGTGAAACTTCCGCTGCAATAATGGCGTCCGGTTACACTGCCGCTACCGGCTGTTCCTGCGTAACAATGTCAACGGTAGGAGCGGGGGTCATCTATGAAGTGTCCGGTCTGTCAAAGGCTTGGTTTACATATCTGCCTGTTCTCTCTATTGCTCCACAGCTTCAAAGCTGGAAAATAAAACCTCACCAGGAAAACTTGCAGGGCTGCAATCAGGATGAAATATTTTTTCCCATTACCAAATGGAACACTATCGTTTATACGTGGGAGAGAATCCCTCAAATGATATACAGGGCGTTCAGGGAGGCATGGCAGGGTATACCAGGTCCGGTACATATCGACATCCCTGTAGATGTATTATTCAGATACAAAATGCTTACAAAAAAGAAAAAGCAAAAGATACTGCCTCCTGCCGAGAGAACGATGTATAGAGGCGCTATAAGGGGAGATTCCTTTTATCTTAAGGAAGCGTGTAAAATGATCCGGAAATCAGAAAGGCCTCTTATCATAGTAGGCCAGGGTTTTGGCCGTCCCGGACGATATCAGGATATGACAGAGTCTGTAAACAGGCTGGGAATTCCTGTTATAACTACCGTATATAGTTCCGGAGTTTTTTGCGGCAGTGATATTTGTTATGCGGGAGATGCTTCCTTATTCATGAACTCAAACGCAGGAATGAAATTGTTGAGTAAGGCGGACCTTTTCATTGTTGCCGGAATCGATCCTGATTCAGAACGCATGCTTTCTGCGATGCAAAATTCTTCGTATTTAAAGGGTATTGTTCAGATAGAGATTGATCCGTCAGCATTCGCAGACAGCATTCCGTGCCTTTGTCCTGTACATGCAGACCCCCAGAGCAGTTTCTCTTATTTTGAACGTGAAATGAAAACGGATAAAAATGTTTTCAGTGTATGGAAGGATGATTTTTCTAAAAATTGTGACTTATTAGCGGTAGAGTTATCTAAAGAGTGTAAGGATTCAGGGAAAATATTCGATTCAATAAAAAATATTTCTTCCGACAATGATATCTTTATCGTTGATGGAAAGGAGTTATCGCTTGCGGCGTCCTGTTTTTTAAGAAAGGCCGTCTATAAAAATCTTTTTATTATGGATGACCGGGATATTTCAGGGGCGGGACTCCCTTTCGCAATAGGCGCCGCCATTGGCAATCCGGATAATAACATTGTTCTTATTTGTGATACAGATTCACTTTTTCACCATATAGGGGAATTACAACCGGCCTCTTTAATGAAATTAAAATTTACCATTATATGTGTAGATAATGTAAGTAGTAACAGTAATGTTGCAGACACGACTTCAGTATTAGAAGGTATGGGCTGCTATGTAAAGGAGATAGACCCTTTATCAATAAAGAAGGAAGGTCTATCTAAGGTCAAAGCCGAAGCCATTAATGCATGGGTAATAAAAGATGTCACGGACAGAATTAACGAACAACGTTCTATATGA
- a CDS encoding universal stress protein, with translation MKHVVVTTDFSPAAEAAFEYAKKEVQLLGKEQCRITLLNVIDVIASTDINTEYGLELAHKKGLIEELYEQSIKKMKEIVNTHFTDFCVKTVVLKSEEPIYHAIVEFVEGNDVDLIILSTHGRTGVKHLFLGSVAERVIRQSPCPVLVVPAKKGI, from the coding sequence ATGAAGCATGTTGTGGTAACAACTGATTTTTCGCCGGCTGCTGAAGCGGCATTTGAATATGCAAAGAAGGAAGTTCAACTTCTCGGAAAAGAACAATGCAGGATAACACTTTTAAACGTTATTGATGTTATCGCATCAACAGATATTAATACTGAGTATGGATTGGAACTTGCCCACAAAAAAGGTCTTATAGAAGAGCTCTATGAACAATCCATAAAAAAAATGAAAGAAATTGTCAATACACACTTTACTGATTTTTGCGTAAAAACAGTTGTCTTGAAATCAGAAGAACCGATCTATCATGCAATTGTAGAATTTGTTGAAGGCAATGACGTGGATCTCATAATTCTGTCAACACATGGACGTACAGGGGTAAAGCACCTCTTCCTGGGAAGTGTGGCAGAGCGAGTAATCAGGCAATCTCCATGTCCGGTATTGGTCGTTCCTGCAAAAAAAGGAATTTGA
- a CDS encoding diguanylate cyclase, translated as MKFLEIFEKQSKPFFVLVGFALIGFIGIIDFLIGYEIALSVFYVLPIALVTWFTNRRLGLVISLTSAFVWLWADAATGHSYTHHLIPIWNTLIRLAFFLIITFLLSTVRRATERERKAARTDHLTGAMNSRFFYDLSKKEIDRFQRYKHPFTLAYIDLDNFKTVNDHFGHPIGDQVLRRVVSSARKHLRKTDVVARLGGDEFALLLPETNEESARVAISKIQDSLLEEMRLGKWPITFSIGVLTCNATPHTIEELVRIADELMYSVKRDGKNEIKYSSYAG; from the coding sequence ATGAAATTTCTAGAGATTTTTGAGAAACAAAGTAAGCCATTCTTTGTATTGGTAGGATTCGCGCTCATTGGATTCATAGGCATCATTGACTTTTTGATTGGGTATGAAATAGCATTATCGGTCTTCTATGTGCTCCCCATTGCGCTGGTCACCTGGTTCACGAACCGACGGCTGGGGCTTGTGATATCGCTTACCAGCGCCTTTGTATGGCTTTGGGCCGACGCAGCCACAGGGCATTCCTACACACATCATCTTATCCCTATTTGGAATACCCTCATCCGACTTGCCTTCTTTCTGATTATAACATTTCTTTTATCGACAGTAAGAAGAGCTACAGAACGTGAAAGAAAAGCAGCCCGCACAGACCATCTGACCGGAGCTATGAATTCACGTTTCTTTTATGACTTGTCAAAGAAGGAAATTGACCGTTTCCAAAGATACAAACACCCATTTACCCTTGCCTATATTGACCTTGACAACTTCAAGACGGTGAATGATCATTTCGGACATCCCATAGGCGACCAGGTTCTCCGTCGAGTGGTGAGTTCCGCCAGAAAGCATTTAAGAAAAACAGATGTGGTTGCTCGACTTGGCGGCGATGAATTTGCATTGTTGTTGCCAGAAACCAACGAAGAGTCTGCCCGCGTTGCCATCTCCAAAATTCAAGACAGCCTTTTAGAAGAAATGCGACTCGGCAAATGGCCGATAACTTTTAGCATTGGTGTATTGACGTGCAACGCCACACCGCATACAATCGAGGAATTAGTGAGAATAGCTGATGAATTAATGTACTCGGTGAAGCGTGACGGTAAGAATGAAATTAAATACTCCAGCTATGCTGGCTGA
- a CDS encoding radical SAM protein, whose amino-acid sequence MEINNFLHDLLRHKFLSQKPINKEVYTGRGWRLHTDKLNELWIHTNNSCNLACSHCLVDSGPGEDEGLPAETVKKIINEAIALGTHRFYFTGGEPLQRKNIFELIDYIGNEKGAELILTKLIAQSGGKIHHLLWAHKRGRITQNGADSFAPIHDLLETIKRAKIVAEDLGVFIDNLDAYTFRANSNKGTRYDLGNACYDSCIFGKGGFSIVWL is encoded by the coding sequence ATGGAAATAAACAATTTTCTCCATGATCTGTTACGGCATAAATTTCTCTCCCAAAAACCCATAAATAAAGAGGTATACACGGGAAGAGGATGGCGCCTTCACACTGACAAACTCAATGAGCTATGGATCCACACGAATAATTCTTGTAATTTGGCCTGTTCCCATTGTCTGGTAGATTCAGGCCCGGGAGAAGACGAAGGGCTTCCGGCAGAAACCGTCAAAAAGATTATTAACGAGGCAATTGCCCTTGGAACTCACCGCTTTTATTTTACCGGTGGTGAGCCACTCCAGAGGAAAAACATCTTTGAACTGATTGACTATATAGGTAATGAAAAAGGCGCAGAGCTTATCCTGACAAAGTTGATTGCACAATCAGGAGGGAAAATCCACCATCTTCTATGGGCACATAAACGGGGAAGAATAACGCAAAACGGAGCAGACTCCTTTGCGCCAATACATGATCTATTAGAAACGATTAAAAGGGCAAAAATCGTAGCAGAAGACCTGGGGGTTTTTATTGACAATCTCGACGCTTATACATTTCGCGCGAACAGCAATAAAGGAACACGATATGACCTTGGGAACGCCTGTTATGACAGTTGTATCTTCGGAAAAGGAGGATTCAGTATCGTATGGCTGTAA
- a CDS encoding flavodoxin family protein, giving the protein MKVLGISGSPRSGETTEGLVRTILNATGLETECISLHGKKINGCICCLGCVKDNLCKVHDDFLPIMSKVLEADALVIGAANYFGRLNAIAHSFLERFYCFRHDDDGKGGMLLSGKLGVIASVGGGGGWKMPGRESLMCEIAGEDIKGFFDYNNIECIGAVSAQGAVACFTCGYGEVCRVSAVKKFFGQDTKITPEIIPCLEKQPDVIKKAKELGRVLRKRLEQRP; this is encoded by the coding sequence ATGAAGGTACTTGGAATTAGCGGAAGCCCACGAAGCGGTGAAACAACGGAAGGTTTGGTACGGACAATTCTGAATGCGACAGGCCTTGAAACGGAATGTATTTCTCTGCACGGGAAAAAAATCAACGGATGCATCTGTTGCCTGGGTTGTGTCAAGGATAACCTTTGCAAGGTACATGATGATTTTCTTCCCATAATGTCTAAAGTGTTAGAAGCGGATGCTCTTGTCATAGGCGCTGCGAATTATTTTGGCAGACTGAATGCCATTGCACATTCATTCCTTGAACGGTTTTACTGTTTCAGGCATGATGACGATGGAAAGGGAGGAATGCTGCTTTCCGGAAAACTGGGGGTAATTGCCTCTGTCGGTGGTGGAGGAGGCTGGAAAATGCCGGGAAGGGAAAGCCTGATGTGTGAAATTGCGGGAGAGGATATCAAGGGCTTTTTTGATTATAACAACATAGAATGTATTGGCGCCGTGAGTGCGCAGGGGGCGGTCGCCTGTTTCACGTGCGGGTATGGCGAGGTTTGTCGCGTAAGCGCTGTTAAAAAGTTTTTTGGTCAGGATACAAAAATAACACCGGAAATCATACCTTGCCTGGAAAAACAACCAGACGTTATAAAAAAGGCAAAAGAACTGGGAAGAGTCTTGAGGAAAAGATTGGAACAGAGACCGTAA
- a CDS encoding TlpA family protein disulfide reductase: MNRQFIGKVSLPILFVMAVFFVSKNSYAIEDVRQINLPALQEMLKSNKGKVVIVNLWATWCPPCRKEIPSFISLYKKYKQDVEIIGIAFDENGEKAVPPFVEKKSINYPIYLGGADIAESYNLRAYPTTIIYDKDSKMAKKHIGYVQEEVFDAEIRKLLN; the protein is encoded by the coding sequence GTGAATAGACAATTTATTGGAAAAGTATCTCTTCCTATTCTTTTTGTAATGGCGGTATTTTTTGTCTCAAAGAACTCGTATGCGATAGAAGATGTCAGGCAAATAAATCTCCCGGCGTTACAGGAAATGCTGAAGAGCAATAAAGGAAAGGTGGTTATCGTTAATCTGTGGGCCACATGGTGTCCGCCCTGCAGAAAAGAGATTCCAAGCTTTATCAGTCTTTACAAAAAATACAAGCAGGATGTAGAAATCATTGGTATTGCCTTTGATGAAAATGGCGAAAAAGCGGTTCCGCCGTTTGTTGAAAAAAAGAGCATCAATTACCCCATTTATCTTGGGGGCGCTGATATTGCAGAATCATATAACCTTCGAGCATACCCTACCACCATTATCTATGACAAAGACAGTAAAATGGCGAAAAAACATATTGGTTATGTGCAGGAGGAAGTCTTTGATGCCGAAATTAGAAAATTGTTGAATTAG
- a CDS encoding carboxypeptidase regulatory-like domain-containing protein, with protein sequence MKNDRKYMTFFVALWCLFVCTKIAFAFSVGPPDGRTGSPEDDFKTCKDIGCHNSFPLNSGDAVFTISPPNHYTRGEMLSIIVFFENSTSAKHGFQLSALDADNNHVGTFNSVDENTQTGNGDYISHTFTGSNQSGNARWTVEWTAPSIQVRDPVTFYAAGNEANGDGTHDGDFIYTTQTDILLAVGATPTPSPTVIPTPTATATPTTTPSPTSTPTITPNPSPTLTPEPTPTPRPTPIGTGDIGGIVSDVKTGEGIDDATVTLDDQKVTKSRTIRGQKGVYFFRNIPAGEHAFTVEAMEYESAEASVTVESGKRQRVDFPLEMTFAVNGTILGHTVDARGDPVPSVQVKLKGKKTKLKKETLSDTEGFFEFTDLEADTYKIEAKKKGYKKTKLETTLREGEIAEIEILMKKKKDNGGGNDYGLPTP encoded by the coding sequence ATGAAAAACGATCGCAAATATATGACTTTTTTCGTGGCGCTATGGTGCCTGTTTGTATGCACGAAGATAGCGTTTGCATTTTCTGTCGGTCCTCCCGATGGCCGTACGGGTTCTCCGGAGGATGATTTTAAAACCTGTAAGGATATCGGCTGTCATAATTCTTTCCCATTGAATTCAGGCGATGCCGTTTTTACGATTTCTCCGCCAAACCACTATACACGGGGAGAAATGCTGAGCATAATCGTTTTTTTTGAAAATTCAACGAGCGCAAAACACGGGTTTCAACTTTCAGCATTGGACGCGGACAACAATCACGTTGGAACCTTCAACAGCGTGGATGAAAATACCCAAACGGGAAACGGGGATTATATTTCACATACGTTCACCGGCAGCAACCAATCAGGAAACGCCCGATGGACGGTGGAATGGACTGCCCCTTCTATACAGGTGCGTGATCCGGTAACATTTTATGCAGCAGGAAATGAGGCAAACGGCGACGGCACACACGATGGCGACTTTATTTATACAACACAGACGGACATACTGCTGGCAGTAGGCGCTACCCCAACCCCATCACCAACAGTAATTCCAACGCCGACCGCAACTGCTACGCCTACGACAACGCCGTCTCCGACATCAACGCCAACGATTACTCCAAACCCCTCGCCAACGCTTACACCAGAACCTACACCCACACCAAGACCAACTCCAATAGGAACAGGTGATATCGGCGGTATCGTGAGTGACGTTAAGACTGGCGAGGGTATTGATGACGCCACGGTAACGCTCGACGATCAAAAGGTGACAAAGTCCAGAACGATTCGGGGGCAAAAAGGAGTTTATTTTTTTCGGAATATACCTGCCGGAGAGCATGCATTTACGGTTGAAGCCATGGAATATGAATCCGCAGAGGCATCGGTGACCGTTGAGTCTGGAAAACGCCAACGTGTAGACTTCCCTCTGGAGATGACATTCGCTGTGAATGGGACTATTCTTGGGCATACCGTAGACGCGAGAGGTGATCCTGTTCCATCGGTACAGGTAAAGCTGAAAGGAAAGAAAACAAAATTAAAAAAGGAGACCCTGTCCGACACCGAAGGTTTCTTTGAGTTTACTGATCTGGAAGCGGATACCTATAAAATAGAGGCGAAGAAAAAAGGATACAAGAAAACCAAGCTTGAGACAACATTGCGCGAGGGTGAGATAGCGGAAATTGAAATACTCATGAAAAAGAAGAAGGATAATGGTGGCGGCAATGATTATGGTTTACCGACTCCATGA
- a CDS encoding zf-HC2 domain-containing protein, which yields MNCNDTRKYMFAFLDNELDVERNLDVLEHLNMCHECGLKMEKERYLQKKVKETVCRTHTPAYLEQRIAGIVERRSNFFLRWIKHFAVRGKLVPIAGATAMILAICFVILQGNLKKPDVLAFIDTTYHNYLMGRLDVDIRSQDDQEILAYIQKMADSQITLPGIQGIAQLVGAGVSEMKGTKILLAFYQHEGAPIMVYFDCNLDIDFTELKEVKADITLYTGTTPCGMCQIVGWKEGGNQYVMISNLKNEKLIQMFTRA from the coding sequence ATGAACTGTAACGATACGAGAAAATATATGTTTGCCTTTCTTGATAATGAACTCGATGTGGAAAGGAACTTGGATGTTCTGGAACACTTGAATATGTGCCATGAATGCGGCTTGAAAATGGAAAAAGAACGGTACCTTCAAAAGAAGGTAAAGGAAACGGTCTGCAGGACACATACGCCTGCTTACCTTGAACAGAGAATCGCAGGGATTGTCGAACGCAGATCTAACTTTTTTCTTCGATGGATAAAACATTTTGCAGTAAGAGGAAAACTTGTTCCAATAGCTGGTGCCACAGCAATGATTCTGGCCATTTGTTTTGTCATACTCCAAGGAAATCTGAAAAAGCCTGACGTCCTTGCATTTATTGATACGACATATCATAATTACTTGATGGGCCGGCTTGATGTTGATATTCGTTCGCAGGATGATCAGGAAATTCTCGCTTATATTCAAAAAATGGCAGACTCGCAGATAACCCTGCCAGGCATACAGGGAATAGCACAATTAGTTGGCGCCGGGGTATCTGAAATGAAAGGCACAAAGATTTTGTTGGCTTTTTATCAGCATGAGGGCGCGCCAATCATGGTGTATTTCGATTGTAATCTTGACATTGATTTTACAGAACTGAAAGAGGTCAAAGCAGATATAACTCTTTACACGGGCACAACCCCCTGCGGCATGTGCCAAATTGTGGGGTGGAAAGAAGGCGGCAATCAATACGTAATGATATCAAATTTAAAGAATGAAAAATTAATACAGATGTTTACCAGGGCATAA
- a CDS encoding sigma-70 family RNA polymerase sigma factor gives MKQKNLLKHLDALYRSALYLVKNENNADDLVQETCVKALKFLREGNEVVHEKAWLFKILMNTFNNQYRKDKRDHTLAFDSIESFHESIKEEASYTTLATQDDEKMNELLSSDVKKALEEIPEDFRMVILLSIVEGFSYQEVSEIVKCPIGTVMSRIYRGRRMLKERLASYARKHGFLRE, from the coding sequence GTGAAACAAAAAAATCTCCTGAAACATTTAGACGCCTTATACCGGTCGGCCCTGTATCTCGTAAAGAATGAAAATAATGCAGATGATCTGGTTCAGGAAACCTGTGTAAAGGCATTGAAATTTCTCCGTGAAGGGAATGAAGTGGTGCACGAAAAGGCGTGGTTATTTAAGATATTAATGAATACCTTCAATAACCAATACCGAAAAGACAAGAGAGACCACACGCTGGCTTTTGATAGCATTGAGTCATTTCATGAATCAATAAAAGAAGAAGCTTCTTACACAACGTTGGCTACGCAAGACGATGAAAAAATGAATGAATTACTCAGCTCGGATGTAAAGAAAGCATTGGAAGAGATCCCGGAGGATTTTCGCATGGTGATCCTGCTTTCCATAGTTGAGGGATTTTCTTATCAGGAGGTATCAGAGATAGTGAAATGCCCTATTGGCACGGTAATGTCAAGAATATATCGGGGAAGAAGGATGTTAAAGGAGAGGCTAGCTAGTTATGCACGAAAACATGGATTTTTGCGGGAATAA
- a CDS encoding gluconate 2-dehydrogenase subunit 3 family protein, with amino-acid sequence MSIKKYNIKCRRQGKRDVFLRGKHGSGSIGRRTFLSGAVGFIATLLLSPVVARTVKSHASALTEDPWQTLSIVQDHLFPSEANSPGAKEINAISYLRNMLADPVTDTDEKEFILNGVKWLNELAVERHEAVFMDLTLLQQSALLQQISKTTAGRNWISKLLSYLLEALLSDPVYGGNPDGVGWKWLEHRPGYPRPPMNKRYYDLLKI; translated from the coding sequence ATGAGCATAAAAAAATACAATATAAAATGCAGGCGGCAAGGAAAGCGTGATGTATTTCTTCGCGGTAAGCATGGGTCTGGAAGTATCGGCAGGCGCACATTTCTTTCGGGCGCTGTCGGTTTTATCGCCACGCTGCTTTTGTCTCCGGTGGTAGCGCGGACCGTTAAAAGCCACGCCTCTGCTTTGACAGAGGACCCGTGGCAAACCCTGTCCATTGTGCAAGATCATCTCTTTCCTTCGGAAGCAAATTCTCCTGGAGCGAAGGAAATCAATGCGATTTCGTATTTGCGCAATATGCTCGCAGATCCGGTGACGGATACTGATGAGAAGGAATTTATACTGAATGGCGTCAAGTGGTTGAATGAACTGGCGGTAGAAAGGCACGAAGCCGTTTTTATGGATTTGACGCTGTTGCAGCAATCAGCTTTGCTGCAACAAATTTCAAAAACCACCGCTGGCAGGAATTGGATTTCCAAGCTACTTTCTTATCTGCTCGAAGCCTTGTTAAGCGATCCTGTGTACGGAGGAAACCCGGACGGCGTAGGATGGAAGTGGCTTGAACATCGGCCGGGTTATCCACGGCCTCCGATGAATAAACGTTATTATGACCTGCTAAAAATATGA